Proteins from one Epinephelus moara isolate mb chromosome 1, YSFRI_EMoa_1.0, whole genome shotgun sequence genomic window:
- the fes gene encoding tyrosine-protein kinase Fes/Fps, whose translation MGFGEDLRCPQAHTAVMRLLDSELHLMEVMKKWMGQRAKSEREFSVQLHHMAAMAEKLERPQPGTGLDYISQLNQSWGVLVSQTDFLSQVMKKRSEDLLDGPISKLTLLIRDKQQLRKTYAEQWNLLRQELSKVTQTELERLKSSYRQAVRDAAQAKRKYQEASKEKERDKAKERYIKASVKLYELHNEYVLSVRAAQVYHQHHYSQIQPALLSALQTLQQEMVLILKEILQEYFDISTLLHHEVVRIHREISSALTAIDPHREYESFIQQNRSVGETPACAEFDCSLLEDNVQLDPRGIELNDLTLETVQHKLTAIEEELLNLARTLGSQQTSVEQLELELDAEREGVKKGQRVYQFSKRHAMEECRQQVALSQGVRAKLEVQRLLLKEKLDQLGSKEPPSALKLDPDAVSVSSNSNNDHSPNPSKLLMDGIKNNLSGLFKPKWEVLPAFTPVLDVDRPLGQQGWYHGAIPRPEVQQLLKNDGDFLVRKSQEKHGYVLSVQWEGSCKHFLIQSMDNLYRLDGESFSSIPQLIHHLLSSRQHVTKRSDIVLKKPILKDKWVLEHDDIILGPLIGRGNFGEVYSGRLRSDSTPVAVKSCKENLAPEHKSKFLMEARILKQYDHPNIVKLIGVCTQKQPIYIIMELVQGGDFLTFLRHESHNLRPKMLVKMTENVAAGMEFLESKKCIHRDLAARNCLVAEHNVVKISDFGMSRQQDDGVYSAEGGLRQIPVKWTAPEALNYGRYTMESDVWSFGVLLWETFSMGMTPYTSMTNQQTRDEVEKGYRMPAPHGCPVEISRIMNSCWQYEPRNRPSFKKLRADLSAIYNKIT comes from the exons ATGGGCTTTGGAGAGGACCTGCGGTGCCCTCAGGCACATACGGCTGTCATGCGGCTGCTGGACTCGGAGCTTCATCTGATGGAGGTCATGAAGAAGTGGATGGGTCAGCGGGCTAAGAGTGAGCGGGAGTTTTCAGTGCAGCTGCACCACATGGCTGCCATGGCAGAGAAGCTGGAACGGCCTCAGCCCGGTACAGGACTGGACTACATCAGCCAGCTCAATCAG TCGTGGGGAGTGCTGGTCTCTCAGACGGACTTCCTCAGTCAGGTGATGAAGAAGCGCTCTGAGGATCTGCTGGATGGTCCCATCAGCAAACTGACGCTGCTCAtcagagacaaacagcagctcCGCAAAACCTACGCGGAGCAGTGGAACCTGCTTAGGCAGGAGCTCAGCAAG GTAACCCAGACAGAGCTGGAGAGGCTGAAGAGCAGCTACAGACAGGCAGTGAGAGATGCAGCTCAGGCCAAGAGGAAGTACCAGGAGGCCAGTAAAG aaaaaGAGCGAGACAAGGCTAAGGAGCGTTATATAAAGGCTTCAGTGAAACTCTACGAGCTGCATAATGAGTACGTGCTGTCTGTGCGAGCTGCTCAAGTTTACCATCAGCACCACTACAGTCAGATCCAGCCTGCCCTGCTCAGTGCACTGCAGACTCTGCAGCAGGAGATGGTGCTCATACT AAAGGAGATCCTGCAGGAGTATTTCGACATCTCCACTCTCCTCCATCATGAAGTGGTGCGGATCCACAGAGAGATATCCTCTGCTCTGACAGCCATCGATCCTCACAGAGAATATGAAAGCTTCATCCAACAAAACAG GTCTGTAGGGGAGACTCCTGCGTGTGCAGAGTTTGATTGCAGCCTTCTGGAGGACAATGTACAGCTAGATCCCAGAGGGATTGAACTGAACGACCTCACGCTTGAGACAGTGCAGCACAA ACTGACTGCAATAGAGGAGGAGCTGTTAAATCTGGCTCGAACTCTGGGCTCCCAGCAGACCTCTGTGGAACAGCTGGAGTTGGAGCTGGATGCAGAGCGGGAAGGTGTCAAGAAGGGCCAGAG GGTCTACCAGTTCAGCAAGAGACATGCGATGGAGGAGTGCCGGCAGCAGGTTGCTTTGTCCCAGGGTGTGAGAGCGAAGCTGGAGGTTCAGAGGCTTCTTCTGAAGGAGAAACTGGACCAGCTGGGCTCCAAAGAACCTCCCTCTGCTCTGAAGTTGGACCCAGACGCCGTCTCAGTTTCGTCCAACTCAAACAAT gatCACAGCCCAAATCCTTCCAAACTCCTCATGGACGGGATCAAAAACAATCTGAGTGGCCTGTTTAAACCCAAATGGGAG GTGCTTCCGGCTTTCACCCCAGTGCTGGACGTGGATCGTCCTCTGGGACAGCAGGGCTGGTACCACGGAGCAATTCCCAGACCGGAGgtccagcagctgctgaagaATGACGGAGACTTCTTGGTGAGGAAGAGTCAAGAGAAACATGGTTATGTGCTCTCTGTGCAGTGGGAAGGATCCTGCAAGCATTTCCTTATTCAGAGCATGGAT AATCTGTACCGTCTGGATGGAGAAAGCTTCAGCAGTATCCCGCAGCTGATCCATCATCTGCTGTCCTCACGACAACACGTCACCAAGAGGTCTGACATAGTGCTGAAGAAACCTATACTGAAG GACAAGTGGGTCCTGGAACATGATGATATTATTTTGGGACCCCTCATTGGACGG GGCAACTTTGGAGAAGTGTATAGCGGCCGTTTACGCTCTGATAGCACTCCTGTAGCAGTGAAGTCCTGTAAAGAGAACCTGGCCCCAGAGCACAAGAGTAAGTTCCTGATGGAAGCCAG GATCCTGAAGCAGTACGACCATCCTAACATTGTGAAGCTGATAGGAGTGTGCACTCAAAAGCAGCCGATCTACATCATCATGGAGCTTGTTCAAG GTGGTGATTTTCTCACCTTCTTACGGCATGAGAGTCACAATCTGAGGCCAAAGATGTTGgtcaaaatgacagaaaatgtagCAGCGGGTATGGAGTTCCTGGAGAGCAAGAAGTGTATCCACAG GGACCTGGCAGCGAGGAACTGTCTTGTTGCAGAGCACAACGTGGTGAAGATCAGTGACTTTGGGATGTCCCGTCAGCAAGATGACGGTGTCTACTCTGCAGAGGGTGGCCTCAGACAGATTCCTGTCAAATGGACGGCTCCTGAGGCCCTGAACTATG GCCGTTATACCATGGAGAGTGATGTCTGGAGCTTTGGTGTCTTGCTGTGGGAGACCTTCTCCATGGGGATGACGCCCTACACGAGCATGACCAACCAACAAACACGCGACGAGGTGGAGAAAG